CTTCTTGTAGATTTCGGAAAATAACTGTAGACTTAACCCGTGAGAGTTGCACTCTTGAGAAGGCAGATTTCATCGTTCTCGCTTTTGCTCTACTTTAGAAATATCTGCCCAAGACAGACAAAGCCCATGGACATACTTATAGATTTTCATCTCGTTACTGTATTGAGATTCTTCCAATGAACAACGTGCAAGATTCGTCAGAATGACGACAAAAAAACGTCTTTCTGAGGAAACCCATAGCTTTACTTTCGAAGAATCTCGTGAGATTCTTTCAGCCTTACTTCTCGTTTGACAAAAGAAATTCTTCCAGTCTTCTCTAAGTTCTGTCTGGCAGGCCCAGTGGAATTGGGAAAAACCAGCAGCAAAGCTGCATTCCACAGGGCAGGCATAATGACAGTATTTCTCGATCAGGAGTGATCGAGATACAAAAAGTCTTCTCGTTCCTAAACTCTAGTTTGGGAACGCAATTTCTAACGAAATTCCATTTCGAGATTCTTCCCGTAAATCCTGCTATCCTGTCAGAAAAAATATCAGCGAAAATATGTGTTTATCTATGGTAAAATTATTCCAGATCCAACTTCTCTCGTTCCAGAAATTCATAATATTCTGGAGCATTATTTTTTGATACGTTTCCTTTGGGAATTTTTATAATCTTTAAAATATTTCGATAACTGTATAAAGAATATTCAATCTCATCTTCAGCTAAAACATTGGCACTTGCTTTTGCTGTTTTTCCATTGATCTTCACCAGGTTTTTGTCGCAGGCTTTTTTGGCAATACTGCGAGTTTTCACAAGGCAGAGTTTATTTAAAAGCTGATCTATTCTCATTATTGAATCCTCAAATATTTTTTGTAA
This DNA window, taken from Candidatus Cloacimonadota bacterium, encodes the following:
- a CDS encoding RNA-binding protein, with amino-acid sequence MRIDQLLNKLCLVKTRSIAKKACDKNLVKINGKTAKASANVLAEDEIEYSLYSYRNILKIIKIPKGNVSKNNAPEYYEFLEREKLDLE